Proteins encoded in a region of the Paenibacillus pedocola genome:
- the splB gene encoding spore photoproduct lyase: MTIAAPERPAVKKQRKPTGLFIPELVFFEPDALNYPKGEQIMEWVKARNIPFRMTTSHNRITNLPGETEVEQYKIAKRTLVVGLRKTLAFDQSKPSADYAIPIATGCMGHCHYCYLQTTLGAKPYIRVYVNTGDILDAAKKYIDERAPEITTFEAACTSDPLGLEHITGSLAELITFMAAEPLGRLRFVTKYQHVDPLLKLNHNGHTRIRFSINADYVIKNFEPATSRFEERIEAAGKVARAGYPLGFIIAPIIWHDGWEEGYGELLSKLAETLPPDAGKGLTFEMIQHRFTKTAKAVIEKRYPKSKLEMDIEKRKKKWGRWGQNKYVYPDEQQTALREFITERIFEHFPEAGIDYFT; this comes from the coding sequence ATGACGATCGCAGCACCTGAACGCCCTGCCGTAAAAAAACAAAGGAAGCCCACCGGTTTGTTCATCCCTGAGCTTGTTTTTTTTGAGCCGGATGCGCTGAATTACCCCAAAGGGGAGCAGATCATGGAATGGGTCAAAGCCCGTAACATCCCCTTCCGGATGACCACCTCGCATAACCGGATTACGAATCTGCCCGGCGAAACCGAGGTGGAGCAGTATAAAATCGCCAAACGGACCCTTGTGGTCGGTCTTCGAAAAACACTGGCTTTTGACCAGTCTAAGCCTTCAGCCGATTACGCGATACCCATTGCCACCGGCTGCATGGGCCACTGCCATTATTGTTACCTGCAGACCACGCTTGGCGCGAAGCCTTATATAAGAGTATATGTAAATACAGGTGATATCCTGGACGCAGCCAAAAAATATATTGATGAGCGTGCTCCCGAAATCACAACTTTTGAAGCCGCATGTACCTCTGATCCCCTGGGGCTTGAGCATATTACCGGTTCACTGGCCGAGCTGATCACTTTCATGGCTGCTGAGCCACTAGGCCGGCTGCGGTTTGTTACCAAATACCAGCATGTAGATCCGCTGCTGAAGCTTAATCATAATGGTCATACGCGGATCCGCTTCAGCATCAATGCTGATTACGTAATCAAAAACTTTGAACCTGCCACTTCCCGCTTCGAGGAACGGATTGAGGCTGCCGGAAAGGTTGCCCGTGCCGGTTACCCGCTCGGCTTCATTATCGCGCCGATTATCTGGCATGACGGCTGGGAGGAGGGCTATGGGGAGCTGCTGTCCAAGCTGGCAGAGACATTGCCGCCGGACGCCGGTAAAGGCCTGACCTTTGAGATGATTCAGCACCGGTTCACCAAGACCGCCAAAGCCGTCATCGAGAAACGTTATCCGAAATCCAAGCTCGAGATGGACATCGAGAAGCGCAAAAAGAAATGGGGCCGCTGGGGACAGAATAAATATGTCTATCCGGACGAACAGCAAACCGCCCTGCGTGAATTTATCACAGAGCGGATCTTTGAACATTTCCCGGAAGCGGGCATTGATTATTTCACCTAA
- a CDS encoding cytochrome c biogenesis CcdA family protein, whose product MSNLNAGIAFAAGVASFISPCCLPLYPSYLSYITGLSVQQLKNGSDSKEVRFRTLSHTLAFILGFSAVFYTLGFGAGLFGQFFNGQRDLIRQLSAILIIVMGLFLLGIFQPQFLLRERKLDLKWKPAGYAGSFIFGIGFSAGWSPCIGPILTAIIALSASDPTTWFAMITAYSIGFALPFFALAFFIGSARRILKYSNALMKVGGALMIFMGLLLFTDQMFRITIWLQGVTPDWLIF is encoded by the coding sequence TTGTCCAATCTGAATGCAGGAATCGCTTTTGCCGCCGGAGTGGCGTCGTTTATCTCCCCTTGCTGCCTGCCGCTCTATCCTTCGTATTTATCGTATATTACCGGACTGTCGGTCCAGCAGCTAAAAAACGGAAGCGACAGCAAAGAGGTCCGTTTCCGGACCCTTTCGCATACGCTGGCCTTTATTTTGGGTTTTTCGGCAGTGTTCTATACGCTCGGCTTCGGTGCCGGGCTGTTCGGGCAATTTTTCAACGGCCAGCGGGATTTGATCCGCCAGCTGTCGGCGATTCTGATCATCGTCATGGGCCTGTTCCTGCTCGGTATATTCCAGCCGCAGTTTCTGCTGCGCGAGCGTAAGCTGGATCTGAAATGGAAGCCGGCAGGGTATGCCGGGTCCTTCATATTCGGCATCGGCTTCTCTGCAGGCTGGTCACCGTGTATCGGGCCGATTCTGACAGCGATCATCGCGCTCTCGGCCAGTGATCCAACCACATGGTTTGCCATGATCACAGCTTACAGCATCGGGTTCGCGCTGCCGTTTTTTGCACTGGCCTTTTTCATTGGGAGTGCCCGGCGCATTCTAAAATATTCTAATGCCTTGATGAAGGTTGGCGGTGCGCTGATGATCTTTATGGGCTTATTGCTATTCACGGACCAAATGTTCCGGATTACGATCTGGCTGCAGGGAGTAACGCCGGACTGGCTGATTTTTTAG